Proteins encoded in a region of the uncultured Paludibaculum sp. genome:
- a CDS encoding ATP-grasp domain-containing protein, which produces MRPPTILAIASYQKGYAFLHQAKAEGARVLLLTSLSLKDQWPRDAVDEIFYMPDDNKVWNREDTFKAVAFLARTECLDRIVPLDDFDLELAASLREHLRIPGMGETTVRRFRDKLAMRMCANEAAIAVPEFVHILNHARIQRFVERTPAPWVLKPRSFAGSIGIRKVETAEELWSLIHELGDNAPNYLLERYVPGDIFHVDSIVNDREILFAVASGYGRPPLDVAQGGGIFTTRLLERGSEQEKELIELNQHLLKSLGLVRGVSHTEYIIGKLDGKVYFLETAARVGGAHIAELVETATGINLWAEWARIEVAGGKREYKVPTPRHDYAGLLVSLAKQEHPDTSAYQYPEIVWRMDKQHHVGFIVKDESHTRVQHLLDELRDRVQEDFWAYAPAKSTPTE; this is translated from the coding sequence ATGCGTCCACCCACGATCCTGGCCATCGCCAGCTACCAGAAGGGCTATGCCTTCCTCCACCAGGCCAAGGCCGAAGGCGCTCGCGTCCTGCTGCTCACATCGCTCAGCCTGAAGGATCAATGGCCTCGCGACGCCGTCGACGAGATCTTCTACATGCCCGACGACAACAAGGTGTGGAACCGTGAGGACACGTTCAAGGCCGTGGCCTTCCTCGCCCGCACCGAGTGTCTCGACCGCATCGTCCCCCTCGACGACTTCGACCTGGAACTCGCTGCTTCTCTCCGCGAACACCTCCGCATCCCCGGCATGGGCGAAACCACCGTGCGCCGCTTCCGCGACAAGCTCGCCATGCGCATGTGCGCCAACGAAGCCGCCATCGCCGTACCCGAGTTCGTCCACATCCTGAATCACGCCCGCATCCAGCGCTTCGTCGAGCGGACGCCCGCCCCGTGGGTTCTCAAACCTCGCAGCTTCGCCGGCTCCATTGGCATCCGCAAGGTCGAAACCGCCGAGGAACTGTGGTCCCTCATCCATGAACTCGGCGACAATGCGCCCAACTATCTGCTCGAACGCTATGTCCCCGGCGACATCTTCCACGTCGACTCCATCGTGAACGACCGCGAAATCCTCTTCGCCGTCGCCAGCGGCTATGGCCGCCCGCCCCTCGACGTCGCCCAGGGCGGCGGCATCTTCACCACCCGCCTTCTGGAACGCGGCAGCGAGCAGGAAAAGGAACTGATCGAGCTCAACCAACACCTGCTCAAGTCCCTCGGCCTGGTCCGGGGCGTCTCGCACACCGAGTACATCATCGGCAAGCTCGACGGCAAAGTGTACTTCCTCGAAACCGCCGCCCGCGTCGGCGGCGCGCACATCGCCGAGTTGGTCGAAACCGCTACCGGCATCAACCTCTGGGCGGAATGGGCGCGCATCGAAGTCGCCGGCGGCAAGCGGGAGTACAAGGTCCCCACGCCACGCCACGACTACGCCGGCCTGCTCGTCTCTCTCGCCAAACAGGAACACCCCGACACCTCGGCTTATCAATACCCAGAGATCGTCTGGCGCATGGACAAGCAGCACCACGTCGGCTTCATCGTGAAGGACGAATCACACACACGCGTCCAACACCTCCTCGATGAACTGCGGGACCGCGTCCAAGAGGACTTCTGGGCCTACGCGCCAGCCAAATCAACACCGACTGAATAG
- a CDS encoding 3' terminal RNA ribose 2'-O-methyltransferase Hen1, which translates to MLISITNTLEPATDLGFLLHKNPSNLHSANLSFGKAHVFYTDAEPNHCTACLLLELDPVQLVRGAQQLEDYVNDRPYVSSSFLTVAISRVFGTALSGICQKRPELVTQPLPLEISVAVLRARGDQDLLPQLFEPLGYRVATKTLPLDPHFPEWGDSRYVSLTLRAEVTVHDALSHLYVLLPVLDDHKHYYIGDAEVDKLLRHGEGWLSRHPRRQLIVQRYLRRKPTLMSAAFARLLDDESAAVEADETSTERSTLAEKDLERPMTLHTQRLNHVAGRLKELGARSVLDLGCGEGKLLRRLLADHTIERIAGMDVSHRSLEIASARLRLDRMSERQRKRIQLFQGSLLYRDIRLAGFDAAALVEVIEHLDPPRLAALERVVFEFARPQHVLITTPNREYNVLFPTLPEGKLRHGDHRFEWTRAEFTTWAQATAVRFAYQVRFEPVGPVDEQHGAPSQMAVFTLPQAVSA; encoded by the coding sequence GTGTTGATAAGCATTACGAATACCTTGGAACCGGCCACCGACCTCGGCTTTCTCCTCCACAAAAACCCGTCGAATTTACACTCAGCCAATCTTTCCTTCGGTAAAGCCCACGTCTTCTACACCGACGCCGAGCCCAACCACTGCACCGCCTGCCTCCTCCTGGAGCTGGATCCCGTGCAGCTCGTCCGGGGCGCGCAGCAACTCGAAGACTATGTGAACGACCGGCCCTACGTCTCGTCCTCCTTCCTCACCGTAGCCATCAGCCGCGTCTTCGGCACCGCCCTTTCCGGCATCTGCCAGAAGCGTCCCGAACTCGTCACCCAACCCCTGCCGCTCGAAATCTCAGTAGCCGTCCTCCGCGCCCGAGGCGACCAGGATCTCCTCCCGCAGCTCTTCGAGCCCCTCGGCTACCGCGTCGCCACCAAAACCCTCCCGCTCGACCCGCACTTCCCCGAGTGGGGCGATAGCCGCTATGTCTCCCTTACCCTCCGGGCGGAGGTCACGGTCCACGACGCCCTCTCGCATCTCTACGTCCTGCTGCCCGTCCTCGACGACCACAAGCACTACTACATCGGCGACGCCGAGGTCGACAAACTCCTCCGTCACGGCGAAGGCTGGCTCAGCCGTCACCCGCGCCGACAACTGATCGTCCAGCGTTATCTCCGCCGCAAGCCCACGCTGATGAGCGCCGCCTTCGCCCGGCTCCTCGACGACGAGTCCGCCGCCGTCGAAGCCGATGAGACCAGCACCGAGCGATCTACCCTGGCCGAGAAGGACCTCGAGCGCCCCATGACGCTCCACACCCAGCGTCTCAACCATGTCGCCGGCCGCCTCAAGGAACTCGGAGCCCGCTCCGTTCTCGATCTCGGCTGCGGCGAAGGCAAACTCCTCCGCCGCCTTCTGGCGGACCACACCATCGAACGCATCGCCGGCATGGATGTCAGCCACCGCTCTCTCGAAATCGCCTCCGCACGCCTGCGCCTCGATCGCATGTCCGAGCGCCAGCGCAAGCGCATCCAGCTCTTCCAGGGCTCTCTGCTCTATCGCGACATCCGGCTCGCCGGCTTCGATGCCGCCGCGCTCGTCGAGGTCATCGAACACCTCGACCCGCCGCGCCTCGCCGCCCTCGAGCGCGTCGTCTTCGAATTCGCACGGCCCCAACATGTCCTCATCACCACCCCCAACCGCGAGTACAACGTCTTGTTCCCTACCCTGCCCGAAGGCAAGCTCCGCCACGGCGATCACCGCTTTGAGTGGACCCGCGCCGAATTCACCACCTGGGCCCAGGCCACGGCTGTCCGCTTCGCCTACCAGGTCCGCTTCGAGCCCGTCGGCCCGGTCGACGAGCAGCACGGCGCGCCCTCCCAGATGGCCGTCTTCACCCTGCCCCAGGCGGTCTCCGCATGA
- a CDS encoding pyrroloquinoline quinone-dependent dehydrogenase — protein sequence MSTHWRWAALLVCCTLSAGDTNWPVYGGDEGGSKYSPLKQIHRGNVTSLKVAWTFSTGEPLTPPGQGRAPAFEATPIVIDGVMYIGTPYGHVFALDAATGKQKWSYDAKLIPGNYGDFANRGVTFWADPKAKAGAPCRHRIFFSSIDARLTALDAATGAPCADFADKGVINLETGLKRGPEYKGEYEETSPPAVINGLVIVGSAIADNHRARSVSGEVRAFDARTGALTWTWHPIDTANTGAANAWSILSTDPKRNLVFIPTGSSSPDYYGGLRPGDNRDANSVVALNATTGERVWGFQTVHHDIWDYDVANQPTLFTFQRRGQSIPAVAFGSKTGHLFLLDRTNGAPLFDVEERKVPASDIPGEQASPTQPVPLMPKPWTRQSLPVDEAFGLNETDKTWCRDQIAALRNEGIFTPPSLQGSLVIPGNIGGMQWGGLAWDRDHNTLIVPVNNLAAVIKLIPAADFKQARSTNRIGAEITEQKGAPYAMSRLLLRAPSGVPCTPPPWGTLAAIDASTGALKWQVPVGAFPGMPETVAAKFGSIILGGPIATAGGLVFLGATLDPFLKAYDIETGKELWRGQLPASSRAVPMTYQTGGKQFVAVAAGGHESSLGKLDNTLVVFSLP from the coding sequence ATGTCTACCCACTGGCGCTGGGCCGCCCTCCTTGTGTGCTGTACCCTCTCCGCTGGCGACACCAATTGGCCCGTCTACGGAGGCGATGAAGGCGGATCGAAATACTCCCCACTCAAGCAGATCCATCGCGGCAATGTCACCTCACTCAAGGTCGCCTGGACCTTCTCCACCGGTGAGCCCCTCACGCCGCCCGGCCAGGGCAGAGCTCCTGCCTTCGAAGCCACACCCATCGTCATCGACGGCGTCATGTACATCGGCACGCCCTACGGCCACGTCTTCGCCCTGGACGCCGCCACAGGCAAGCAGAAGTGGTCCTACGACGCCAAGCTCATCCCCGGCAACTACGGCGACTTCGCCAACCGCGGCGTCACCTTCTGGGCCGATCCCAAGGCCAAAGCCGGAGCCCCCTGCCGCCACCGCATCTTCTTCTCCAGCATCGACGCCCGCCTCACCGCCCTCGACGCCGCCACCGGAGCCCCCTGCGCGGACTTCGCCGACAAAGGCGTGATCAATCTCGAAACAGGCCTCAAACGCGGCCCCGAGTACAAAGGCGAGTACGAAGAGACCTCCCCGCCCGCCGTCATCAACGGCCTCGTCATCGTCGGCTCCGCCATTGCCGACAACCACCGTGCCCGCAGCGTCTCCGGAGAGGTCCGCGCTTTCGACGCCCGCACCGGCGCCCTGACGTGGACCTGGCACCCCATCGATACCGCCAACACCGGCGCCGCCAACGCCTGGTCCATCCTCTCCACTGACCCCAAGCGCAACCTCGTCTTCATCCCCACCGGCAGTTCCAGCCCCGACTACTACGGCGGCCTCCGCCCCGGCGACAATCGCGACGCCAACTCCGTCGTCGCCCTCAATGCCACCACCGGCGAACGCGTCTGGGGCTTCCAGACTGTCCACCACGACATCTGGGACTACGACGTCGCCAACCAGCCGACTCTCTTCACGTTCCAGCGCCGCGGCCAGAGCATCCCCGCCGTCGCCTTTGGCTCGAAAACCGGTCATCTCTTTCTACTCGACCGCACCAACGGCGCACCCCTCTTCGACGTCGAGGAGCGCAAGGTCCCCGCCAGCGACATCCCCGGCGAGCAGGCGTCGCCCACCCAACCCGTGCCGCTGATGCCCAAGCCTTGGACCCGCCAGAGCCTCCCGGTCGACGAAGCCTTCGGACTGAACGAGACCGACAAAACCTGGTGCCGTGACCAGATCGCCGCCCTCCGCAACGAGGGCATCTTTACGCCTCCCAGCCTCCAGGGCTCCCTCGTCATCCCCGGCAACATTGGTGGCATGCAGTGGGGCGGACTCGCCTGGGATCGCGATCACAACACCCTCATCGTCCCCGTCAACAACCTCGCCGCCGTCATCAAGCTCATCCCCGCCGCCGACTTTAAACAGGCGCGCAGCACGAATCGCATCGGAGCCGAAATCACAGAGCAGAAAGGCGCTCCCTACGCGATGTCCCGCCTCCTGCTTCGAGCCCCCAGCGGCGTGCCCTGTACTCCTCCACCCTGGGGCACCCTCGCCGCCATCGACGCCTCCACCGGAGCCCTGAAGTGGCAGGTGCCCGTCGGCGCCTTCCCCGGCATGCCCGAGACCGTCGCCGCCAAGTTCGGCTCCATCATTCTCGGCGGACCCATCGCCACCGCTGGAGGCCTCGTCTTCCTCGGAGCCACCCTCGATCCCTTCCTCAAGGCCTACGACATCGAGACCGGCAAGGAACTCTGGCGCGGCCAGCTCCCGGCCAGTTCCCGGGCCGTCCCCATGACCTACCAGACCGGCGGCAAGCAGTTCGTAGCCGTCGCCGCCGGAGGCCACGAGTCCAGCCTGGGCAAGCTGGACAACACTCTCGTCGTCTTCAGCCTGCCGTAA
- the dnaJ gene encoding molecular chaperone DnaJ: protein MSKRDYYEVLGIERNANDQELKSAYRKLALKYHPDRNPGNGEAEERFKEAAEAYSVLSDPEKKRTYDTYGHQGVSGAGQQGFNPDAFSDFADIFGDFFGFGDLFGGGGGRRRNRAQRGDDVRYDLEISFEDSIRGLEAEIQVPRLEACQSCKGTGAESEDGWTTCSVCRGRGEVFYQQGFLSIRKGCGQCGGSGKILRRPCRKCKGEAYLQTSKKLKVKIPAGVDTGMKMRVSGEGQPGANGGPSGDLYVFLTVTAHPVFERKEYDLHCTVPVNVAQAALGTEIHVLTFEGLESMKVPEGVQSGETLRLRGKGVPFVNGGGRGDLIVHVEVRTPRKITREQRKLLEQLRDTLPVENEPEEKSILEKLKDYLM, encoded by the coding sequence GTGAGCAAGCGCGATTACTACGAGGTGCTCGGCATCGAGCGGAATGCCAACGATCAGGAGCTGAAGAGCGCCTATCGGAAACTCGCGCTGAAGTACCACCCCGATCGCAATCCGGGTAACGGCGAGGCTGAGGAGAGGTTCAAGGAGGCCGCCGAGGCCTACAGCGTCCTCAGCGACCCCGAAAAGAAGCGGACCTACGACACCTACGGACATCAGGGCGTCAGCGGCGCGGGCCAGCAGGGCTTCAATCCCGACGCGTTCTCCGATTTCGCCGACATCTTCGGCGATTTCTTCGGCTTTGGCGACCTCTTCGGCGGAGGCGGCGGAAGGCGCCGCAATCGCGCGCAGCGCGGCGATGACGTGCGCTACGACCTAGAAATCTCTTTCGAGGACTCCATCCGCGGGCTGGAAGCGGAAATCCAGGTGCCGCGTCTCGAGGCGTGCCAGTCCTGCAAGGGCACAGGCGCCGAGAGCGAAGACGGCTGGACCACCTGCAGCGTCTGCCGCGGCCGCGGCGAGGTGTTCTATCAGCAGGGCTTCCTTTCCATCCGCAAGGGCTGCGGTCAGTGCGGAGGCTCCGGCAAGATCCTGCGCCGCCCATGCCGCAAGTGCAAGGGCGAAGCTTACCTCCAGACCTCGAAGAAACTGAAGGTGAAGATCCCGGCCGGCGTCGACACCGGCATGAAGATGCGCGTCAGCGGCGAGGGCCAGCCCGGCGCCAATGGCGGCCCATCCGGCGACCTCTACGTCTTCCTCACGGTTACGGCCCACCCTGTCTTCGAGCGCAAGGAGTACGACCTGCATTGCACCGTCCCGGTGAACGTGGCCCAGGCCGCGCTCGGCACCGAAATCCACGTACTCACTTTCGAGGGGCTGGAAAGCATGAAGGTCCCCGAAGGCGTCCAGAGTGGCGAAACCTTGCGCCTGCGTGGCAAAGGGGTGCCGTTTGTGAACGGCGGCGGCCGCGGCGACCTCATCGTGCACGTCGAGGTCCGCACTCCGCGCAAGATCACACGGGAGCAGCGGAAACTGCTCGAACAGCTCCGCGACACGCTGCCGGTCGAGAACGAACCCGAGGAGAAGAGCATCCTCGAGAAACTCAAAGACTACTTGATGTAG
- a CDS encoding glycosyltransferase: MPTLSIIVPVYNEEEFLGALLERVLAAPLPAAMERDIVVVDDGSDDGSWEIAQRIAKDHPERVRVFRHAVNRGKGAAVRTGLEHVKGDYTVIQDADLEYDPREFPKLLGPLLSGKADVVYGTRFAVGTERRVLYFWHSLANWFLTNAVNLISDLNLTDVWTCYKVFRTSLIRSIPLRSDGFGFEPEVTIKLSQRQVHIYETPISYHGRTYEEGKKIGKGDALLALLTVMRFAFLRDIYKESGPEILDTLSGANRFNRWMADTIRPYVGQRVLEIGAGIGNLSRCLAPRRELYMASDIDEEHLARLRSRLSHRPNFRAVTCNLSHPPDFDELEDQVDTVVCLNVLEHVEDDRTGLLNMRRALRPGGRAIVLVPEGMSVYGELDRVLGHCRRYSEAELREKVLAAGFEVEKLFGFNRPTRPGWWFNGRILRRRSFSRFQLTVFDRLVWLWKRIDGWLPWAPTSLIVIARKPE; the protein is encoded by the coding sequence ATGCCAACTCTATCTATCATCGTTCCCGTTTACAACGAGGAGGAGTTTCTGGGCGCTCTGCTCGAGCGGGTTCTGGCGGCGCCTTTGCCGGCGGCCATGGAGCGGGACATCGTTGTGGTGGACGACGGTTCGGACGACGGTTCGTGGGAGATTGCCCAGCGGATTGCGAAGGACCATCCGGAGCGTGTGCGCGTATTTCGCCACGCAGTGAATCGAGGCAAGGGCGCGGCGGTACGCACGGGTCTGGAACACGTCAAAGGCGACTACACCGTGATCCAGGATGCGGATCTGGAATACGATCCACGCGAGTTCCCAAAACTGCTGGGGCCGTTGCTCAGTGGGAAGGCGGACGTGGTCTATGGGACGCGTTTCGCGGTGGGGACCGAGCGCAGGGTGCTGTACTTCTGGCATTCTCTGGCGAACTGGTTTCTGACGAACGCCGTGAACCTGATCAGCGACCTCAATCTGACCGATGTGTGGACGTGCTACAAGGTCTTCCGGACTTCGTTGATCCGTAGCATCCCGCTGCGCAGTGATGGATTCGGGTTCGAACCCGAGGTGACCATTAAACTGTCGCAGCGGCAGGTGCACATCTACGAGACGCCCATCAGCTATCACGGACGGACGTACGAAGAGGGCAAGAAGATTGGCAAGGGCGACGCGCTGCTGGCACTGTTGACCGTGATGCGGTTTGCGTTTCTGCGGGACATCTACAAAGAGTCCGGACCTGAGATTCTCGATACACTTTCCGGCGCCAATCGCTTCAACCGATGGATGGCCGATACGATCAGGCCGTATGTGGGGCAGCGTGTGCTGGAGATTGGGGCGGGGATCGGGAATCTCTCGCGATGCCTGGCTCCGAGACGTGAGCTGTACATGGCTTCCGACATCGACGAGGAGCATCTGGCCCGGCTGCGATCAAGGCTGTCGCACCGGCCGAACTTTCGCGCGGTGACCTGCAATCTGAGCCATCCGCCCGATTTCGACGAACTCGAAGACCAGGTGGATACAGTTGTGTGCCTGAACGTGCTGGAGCACGTGGAGGACGACCGCACCGGACTGCTGAACATGCGGCGGGCGCTGCGGCCGGGTGGGCGCGCCATCGTCCTGGTGCCCGAGGGGATGTCGGTCTATGGTGAGTTGGACCGCGTATTGGGCCACTGCCGCCGCTACTCGGAAGCCGAGCTTCGAGAGAAAGTTCTGGCCGCCGGATTTGAGGTCGAGAAACTCTTCGGGTTCAACCGGCCGACGCGGCCGGGCTGGTGGTTCAACGGGCGGATCCTGCGCAGGCGCAGCTTTTCGCGGTTCCAACTGACGGTATTCGACCGCCTGGTGTGGCTGTGGAAGCGCATCGACGGCTGGCTGCCCTGGGCGCCAACTTCGTTGATCGTGATTGCGCGGAAGCCCGAGTAG
- a CDS encoding TRC40/GET3/ArsA family transport-energizing ATPase, giving the protein MRILLYSGKGGVGKTSVAAATGVRLAELGYRTLVMSVDPAHSLADAFDMESGLFQAKTSEPLEILPNLSIHEVNIQKEIKRHWAEIAGYITGVLRTSGLNDVEAEEMAIFPGMEELSAMMYVNQYRRESRYDVVVLDCAPTAESLRFVSMPTTLDWYMKHIFPLQRGILRAVRPLANRVSPVELPPDSYFANVKELFNKIEGIDTLMEDPSITSVRLVTNVEKMVIRETQRAFVYFSLHGLTVDQVIVNRVLPEAVQDAYFQEWRASQQHFLGEVETYFAPVPVTQVPLFPHEVLGLPRITDLARVLYADQSDPAAVTRTERPYDFTKHDGYYQVHLRVPFTEKGEVGLFKKGDELTVEIGTIRRHIGLPASMAALTPVQAKLDGGILSVRMEERNDG; this is encoded by the coding sequence ATGCGTATTCTTCTCTACAGCGGAAAAGGCGGCGTCGGCAAAACCAGCGTTGCTGCCGCCACGGGCGTCCGCCTGGCCGAACTGGGCTACCGCACTCTCGTCATGAGCGTCGACCCGGCCCACTCCCTCGCCGACGCATTCGACATGGAATCCGGCCTCTTCCAGGCCAAAACTTCGGAACCCCTCGAGATCCTGCCCAACCTCTCCATCCACGAGGTCAACATCCAGAAGGAGATCAAACGCCACTGGGCCGAGATCGCCGGCTACATCACCGGCGTCCTGCGCACCTCGGGCCTAAACGACGTCGAGGCCGAAGAGATGGCGATCTTCCCGGGCATGGAAGAGCTCAGCGCCATGATGTACGTCAACCAGTACCGCCGCGAGTCGCGCTACGACGTAGTTGTGCTCGACTGCGCCCCCACCGCCGAGAGCCTCCGCTTCGTCTCCATGCCCACCACGCTCGACTGGTACATGAAGCACATCTTCCCCCTGCAACGCGGCATCCTGCGCGCCGTCCGGCCCCTGGCCAACCGCGTCTCCCCAGTCGAACTACCACCCGACTCCTACTTCGCCAACGTCAAGGAGCTGTTCAACAAAATCGAAGGCATCGACACTCTGATGGAGGATCCCTCCATTACCAGCGTCCGCCTCGTCACCAACGTCGAGAAGATGGTGATCCGCGAAACACAGCGTGCTTTCGTCTACTTCTCTCTCCATGGCCTCACGGTCGATCAGGTGATCGTGAATCGGGTGCTCCCCGAAGCCGTCCAGGATGCCTACTTCCAGGAGTGGCGCGCCTCTCAGCAGCACTTCCTGGGGGAAGTGGAAACCTACTTTGCCCCCGTCCCCGTCACGCAGGTGCCTTTGTTCCCGCACGAAGTACTGGGCCTGCCCAGAATCACCGACCTGGCACGCGTCCTGTACGCCGATCAGTCCGACCCGGCCGCCGTCACCCGCACCGAACGGCCTTACGATTTCACCAAGCACGACGGCTACTATCAGGTCCACCTCCGCGTCCCATTCACGGAAAAGGGCGAGGTGGGTCTCTTCAAGAAGGGCGACGAACTGACCGTCGAAATCGGCACCATCCGGCGCCACATCGGGTTGCCCGCCTCCATGGCCGCACTCACCCCCGTGCAAGCGAAGCTGGATGGTGGCATCCTGAGTGTCAGGATGGAGGAGCGCAATGACGGATGA
- a CDS encoding FtsX-like permease family protein: protein MPQIVLDTSTTRRTTMALLTAFASLALLLALIGIYGVISRSVTQRTREIGIRMALGAGTHAVQRVTLRQALALSSAGLLVGLLAAAILRPAVQTLVFEADPGNPVLYAAISAAMLLIALAACYLPARRASRVDPQIALRWE, encoded by the coding sequence ATGCCGCAGATCGTCCTGGACACCTCCACCACCCGTCGAACGACGATGGCCCTGCTCACCGCCTTCGCGAGCCTGGCCCTGCTTCTGGCGCTGATCGGGATCTACGGCGTGATCTCGCGGTCGGTGACCCAGCGTACCCGTGAAATCGGAATCCGAATGGCGTTGGGAGCCGGCACCCATGCGGTCCAGCGCGTGACTCTCCGTCAGGCCCTGGCGCTCAGTTCCGCCGGCCTGCTCGTTGGCTTACTCGCGGCGGCAATCCTCCGCCCGGCAGTCCAAACGCTGGTGTTCGAAGCAGACCCAGGAAACCCGGTCCTGTACGCCGCAATCTCCGCGGCAATGCTCCTGATAGCCCTGGCGGCCTGCTACCTCCCAGCCCGCCGAGCCAGCCGCGTCGACCCCCAAATCGCCCTCCGCTGGGAGTAA
- a CDS encoding amidase, translated as MERRRWFQLMAVLSAAQTAPAQQPERPPAPQFSRDQVTAALHLLGLEFTEGQIDAMLPGLGRAVRDYERLRKIDVPLDTEPAISFHPGLPGRQPKTGVARFAPLVKAAPAKKTWKSLEDLAFAPVTELAALVRGRLVTSTELTRMYLDRLKRFGPKLLCVITLTEELALAQAKVADAEIRAGRYRGPLHGIPYGLKDLFATKGIRTTWGAEPFQDQVPEYDCTVYTRLKKAGAVLMGKLSMGALAQGGLWFGGMTKTPWNLELTSSGSSSGSAAATGGGLVAFALGTETRGSIVSPSIRCGTVGLRPTYGRVPRTGAMGLSWTMDKVGPICRSVEDCALVLNSIYGPDGHDRTVTAAPFHWEPRLPLGKLRIGIAQKSFDQMAAGESKDVYVKAIEDLKKAGVKMTPVEVPDSMAGALGLILTAEAATAFDDITRDGRVGQLKGQAPGDWPNTFRTARLIPAVEYLRAQRARTLLMEQMEKFFADWDVVVCPPFSSLGSTNLTGHPQVVVPCGFVKGMPQGLSFLGRLWEEGAPLRVALAYEQATKWHLQRPPLA; from the coding sequence ATGGAGCGTCGCCGGTGGTTCCAGCTCATGGCCGTACTTTCGGCCGCCCAAACCGCCCCTGCCCAGCAGCCCGAACGGCCGCCCGCACCGCAGTTTTCGCGGGACCAGGTGACGGCGGCGTTGCATTTGCTGGGGCTCGAGTTTACAGAGGGCCAGATCGACGCGATGCTGCCAGGGCTGGGTCGTGCCGTGCGTGACTATGAGCGGCTGCGCAAGATCGATGTGCCGCTGGATACGGAGCCGGCGATTAGCTTCCATCCCGGATTGCCGGGCCGGCAGCCCAAGACTGGCGTGGCACGATTTGCCCCGCTGGTGAAAGCGGCGCCGGCGAAGAAGACATGGAAGTCGTTGGAGGATCTGGCGTTCGCTCCGGTGACCGAGTTGGCGGCGTTGGTGCGCGGACGATTGGTGACGTCCACGGAGTTGACGCGGATGTACCTGGATCGACTGAAGCGGTTCGGGCCGAAGCTGCTGTGCGTCATCACACTGACGGAGGAGTTGGCTCTGGCGCAGGCCAAGGTGGCGGATGCGGAGATCCGGGCCGGCCGGTATCGCGGCCCGTTGCACGGCATTCCGTACGGGTTGAAAGACCTGTTCGCCACAAAGGGGATTCGAACGACCTGGGGCGCCGAGCCGTTCCAGGATCAAGTGCCGGAGTATGACTGCACGGTGTATACGCGGCTGAAGAAGGCCGGCGCGGTGCTGATGGGGAAATTGTCGATGGGGGCGCTGGCGCAAGGCGGGTTGTGGTTTGGCGGGATGACGAAGACGCCGTGGAATCTGGAGTTGACGTCCAGCGGGTCGTCGTCGGGGTCGGCCGCGGCGACGGGTGGCGGGCTGGTGGCCTTTGCCCTGGGTACGGAGACACGTGGGTCGATTGTCTCGCCGAGCATCCGCTGTGGAACGGTGGGGCTGCGACCGACGTATGGCCGGGTGCCTCGTACCGGTGCGATGGGTTTGAGCTGGACGATGGACAAAGTGGGGCCCATCTGCCGGTCGGTTGAGGATTGCGCGCTGGTCCTGAATTCGATTTATGGACCGGACGGCCACGATCGTACGGTGACCGCCGCGCCGTTCCATTGGGAGCCGCGCCTGCCGTTGGGCAAGCTGCGCATCGGCATCGCGCAGAAGTCGTTCGACCAGATGGCGGCCGGCGAGTCGAAGGACGTGTATGTGAAGGCGATTGAGGACTTGAAGAAGGCCGGGGTGAAGATGACTCCGGTGGAGGTGCCGGATTCCATGGCTGGGGCGCTGGGGCTTATTCTGACGGCGGAAGCGGCGACGGCCTTTGACGACATTACGCGAGACGGACGGGTGGGCCAGTTGAAGGGGCAGGCTCCGGGCGACTGGCCGAACACATTCCGGACGGCACGGCTGATTCCGGCGGTGGAGTATTTGAGGGCGCAGCGGGCAAGGACGCTGCTGATGGAGCAGATGGAGAAGTTCTTCGCCGATTGGGATGTGGTGGTGTGCCCACCGTTCTCGAGCCTGGGGTCGACGAACCTGACCGGGCATCCACAGGTGGTGGTGCCGTGCGGCTTCGTGAAGGGCATGCCGCAAGGGTTGAGCTTCCTGGGCCGATTGTGGGAAGAAGGGGCTCCGTTGCGTGTGGCACTGGCGTATGAGCAAGCCACGAAATGGCACCTGCAGAGGCCTCCGCTGGCGTAG